The Flavobacteriales bacterium genome contains a region encoding:
- a CDS encoding carboxypeptidase-like regulatory domain-containing protein — protein sequence MRTALTIFLTLTCLTIFAQTVVTGTLVDSKTLEPINYGNVFIPKTGIGCTVNTTGSFSLNVGQSTVIEVGAIGYPKHVIYNLKQDVDTISLGQIHLVYVGSSGFVTVAKKRFLSKKTRLVCVPYDNTKEINSEDFVIKCPKGGVCYKWEYDEAAFLMSLNFEMIKNYTQHQPSK from the coding sequence ATGAGGACAGCGCTGACAATTTTTCTGACACTCACTTGTCTGACGATATTTGCCCAGACGGTTGTGACTGGAACGTTGGTTGACAGTAAGACATTGGAACCAATAAACTATGGAAATGTATTTATTCCAAAAACAGGCATTGGTTGTACGGTAAACACAACCGGCAGTTTTTCACTTAATGTTGGTCAAAGCACGGTAATCGAAGTTGGGGCAATAGGTTATCCTAAGCATGTAATTTATAATCTAAAGCAGGATGTTGATACCATAAGCCTTGGTCAAATTCATTTGGTATATGTCGGTTCCAGCGGTTTTGTGACCGTTGCTAAAAAAAGGTTTCTATCAAAGAAGACAAGATTGGTTTGCGTTCCTTATGACAATACGAAAGAGATTAATTCTGAAGACTTTGTAATTAAATGTCCGAAAGGGGGTGTTTGCTATAAATGGGAGTATGACGAAGCGGCCTTTTTGATGTCGTTGAATTTTGAAATGATAAAAAACTACACACAACACCAACCATCAAAATAG